In a genomic window of Sarcophilus harrisii chromosome 4, mSarHar1.11, whole genome shotgun sequence:
- the LOC100926320 gene encoding DLA class I histocompatibility antigen, A9/A9 alpha chain yields the protein MEPLKLSFLLMAVALPEIKAGVHSLRYFQTSMSQPGLTKPRFISVGYVDDQAFVRFDSDSAGLREEPMVMWLDKSNQNYWERNSRVIWETARTFQVGLQNLQFYYNQSEGAHTYQRLVGCEVTYDWIFLRGFEQFAYNGHDYISLDLTTLSWTVAEPTALNSKLKWEAERSIAQRQKEYLEEKCVYWLRKYLEYGKEKLLRAAPPSVRITHRTHPDGKVTLQCRSQDFYPAEISLTWLRDGEEQHQDTEFIETRPAGDGTFQKWVAVEVTSGQEGNYICRVQHEGLPEPLTLKWEPESSSPWIIVGVLAAVFLLNAVIAGAVVWRKKTSGGKGGDYVQAAGNDSAQGSDVSLTAKA from the exons ATGGAACCTTTGAAGCTCTCCTTTTTGTTGATGGCTGTGGCCCTGCCGGAGATCAAGGCAG GAGTTCATTCTCTGAGGTATTTCCAAACTTCCATGTCTCAGCCCGGGCTCACAAAGCCGAGGTTCATTTCGGTGGGCTATGTGGACGATCAGGCGTTCGTTCGCTTCGACAGCGACAGCGCAGGTCTGAGGGAGGAGCCCATGGTGATGTGGTTGGACAAGAGTAACCAGAATTACTGGGAGAGGAACTCGCGTGTCATCTGGGAGACTGCACGCACTTTCCAAGTGGGCCTGCAGAATCTGCAGTTCTATTACAATCAGAGCGAGGGAG CTCACACATATCAGCGCCTGGTCGGCTGCGAGGTGACTTACGACTGGATCTTCCTGAGGGGTTTTGAGCAATTCGCTTACAATGGGCACGACTATATATCCCTGGATCTGACAACTCTGAGTTGGACCGTGGCAGAGCCTACGGCTCTTAACTCCAAGCTCAAGTGGGAGGCGGAGCGCAGCATCgcccagagacagaaagagtatCTGGAGGAAAAGTGCGTTTACTGGCTGCGCAAGTACCTGGAGTACGGGAAGGAGAAATTGCTCCGAGCAG CTCCTCCCTCTGTTCGAATTACCCATCGTACCCATCCTGATGGTAAGGTGACCCTTCAGTGTCGGTCCCAGGACTTTTACCCTGCTGAGATCTCTCTGACTTGGCTAAGAGATGGGGAAGAACAGCACCAGGACACAGAGTTCATCGAGACCAGGCCTGCTGGAGATGGGACCTTCCAGAAGTGGGTGGCTGTGGAGGTGACCTCGGGCCAGGAAGGGAACTATATCTGCCGAGTTCAGCACGAGGGGCTGCCTGAGCCCCTCACCCTGAAATGGG AGCCAGAGTCCTCATCCCCCTGGATCATTGTGGGGGTCCTTGCTGCTGTCTTCCTCCTCAATGCAGTCATTGCTGGAGCTGTGGTCTGGAGGAAGAAGACTTCAG gtgGAAAAGGAGGGGACTATGTTCAGGCTGCAG GCAATGATAGTGCACAGGGATCAGATGTCTCTCTGACAGCCAAAG ctTGA